The following are encoded together in the Heliangelus exortis chromosome 15, bHelExo1.hap1, whole genome shotgun sequence genome:
- the REEP2 gene encoding receptor expression-enhancing protein 2 isoform X6 — protein MKLEEVIFICLCTDLDSSSPSFSLSLSLSLSFFFFSFPLSLRFPFYFELKIAFVIWLLSPYTKGSSVLYRKFVHPTLSNKEKEIDEYITQARDKSYETMMRVGKRGLNLAANAAVTAAAKGQGVLSEKLRSFSMQDLTLIRDEDTVHMRSHEPQLHPSGASLLETIEDSASCYSSGEESSVAQRSNGTPSETRTDPSDEDAVDKLPKRTQSVKAPKKMMKAEPPARSVKARPKKKAAGALASVESS, from the exons ATGAAACTCGAAGAAG TTATCTTCATCTGTCTCTGTACTGATCTTGATTCCAGTTCtccatctttctctctctctctctctctctctctctcttttttttttttttccttccctctttctctcaGGTTTCCCTTTTATTTCGAGCTGAAAATTGCATTTGTGATTTGGCTGCTCTCCCCTTACACCAAGGGCTCCAGTGTCCTCTACAGGAAGTTTGTGCACCCAACGCTCTCCAATAAGGAGAAG GAAATCGATGAATACATAACTCAGGCTCGTGACAAGAGCTATGAAACCATGATGCGAGTTGGGAAGAGAGGGTTAAACCTTGCTGCCAATGCAGCAGTTACTGCAGCTGCAAAG GGCCAGGGAGTTCTGTCTGAGAAACTGCGAAGTTTCAGCATGCAAGATCTCACTCTAATCCGAGATGAAGATACTGTGCATATGCGAAGCCACGAGCCGCAGCTGCACCCATCTGGTGCGAGTCTCCTTGAAACCATTGAGGATTCAG CTTCCTGTTACTCCTCGGGAGAGGAGAGCAGTGTGGCACAGAGATCTAATGGAACCCCATCAGAGACTAGAACAGACCCATCAGATGAAGATGCAGTAGACAAACTTCCTAAGCGCACCCAGAGTGTCAAAGCTCCTAAGAAGATGATGAAAGCTGAG cctccagcaAGGAGTGTGAAAGCCCGCCCTAAGAAGAAAGCTGCAGGCGCTCTTGCTTCTGTCGAGTCATCCTAA
- the REEP2 gene encoding receptor expression-enhancing protein 2 isoform X7 — protein sequence MMYWIVFAFFTTAETLTDIVLSWFPFYFELKIAFVIWLLSPYTKGSSVLYRKFVHPTLSNKEKEIDEYITQARDKSYETMMRVGKRGLNLAANAAVTAAAKGQGVLSEKLRSFSMQDLTLIRDEDTVHMRSHEPQLHPSGASLLETIEDSASCYSSGEESSVAQRSNGTPSETRTDPSDEDAVDKLPKRTQSVKAPKKMMKAEPPARSVKARPKKKAAGALASVESS from the exons ATGATGTACTGGATTGTGTTTGCCTTTTTCACCACTGCAGAAACACTCACAGACATTGTTCTTTCTTG GTTTCCCTTTTATTTCGAGCTGAAAATTGCATTTGTGATTTGGCTGCTCTCCCCTTACACCAAGGGCTCCAGTGTCCTCTACAGGAAGTTTGTGCACCCAACGCTCTCCAATAAGGAGAAG GAAATCGATGAATACATAACTCAGGCTCGTGACAAGAGCTATGAAACCATGATGCGAGTTGGGAAGAGAGGGTTAAACCTTGCTGCCAATGCAGCAGTTACTGCAGCTGCAAAG GGCCAGGGAGTTCTGTCTGAGAAACTGCGAAGTTTCAGCATGCAAGATCTCACTCTAATCCGAGATGAAGATACTGTGCATATGCGAAGCCACGAGCCGCAGCTGCACCCATCTGGTGCGAGTCTCCTTGAAACCATTGAGGATTCAG CTTCCTGTTACTCCTCGGGAGAGGAGAGCAGTGTGGCACAGAGATCTAATGGAACCCCATCAGAGACTAGAACAGACCCATCAGATGAAGATGCAGTAGACAAACTTCCTAAGCGCACCCAGAGTGTCAAAGCTCCTAAGAAGATGATGAAAGCTGAG cctccagcaAGGAGTGTGAAAGCCCGCCCTAAGAAGAAAGCTGCAGGCGCTCTTGCTTCTGTCGAGTCATCCTAA
- the REEP2 gene encoding receptor expression-enhancing protein 2 isoform X5: protein MMYWIVFAFFTTAETLTDIVLSWAERCPVYGVFMAMDERLNETRRRFPFYFELKIAFVIWLLSPYTKGSSVLYRKFVHPTLSNKEKEIDEYITQARDKSYETMMRVGKRGLNLAANAAVTAAAKGQGVLSEKLRSFSMQDLTLIRDEDTVHMRSHEPQLHPSGASLLETIEDSASCYSSGEESSVAQRSNGTPSETRTDPSDEDAVDKLPKRTQSVKAPKKMMKAEPPARSVKARPKKKAAGALASVESS, encoded by the exons ATGATGTACTGGATTGTGTTTGCCTTTTTCACCACTGCAGAAACACTCACAGACATTGTTCTTTCTTG GGCTGAGAGATGCCCTGTTTATGGAGTTTTCATGGCTATGGATGAAAGACTAAATGAAACTCGAAGAAG GTTTCCCTTTTATTTCGAGCTGAAAATTGCATTTGTGATTTGGCTGCTCTCCCCTTACACCAAGGGCTCCAGTGTCCTCTACAGGAAGTTTGTGCACCCAACGCTCTCCAATAAGGAGAAG GAAATCGATGAATACATAACTCAGGCTCGTGACAAGAGCTATGAAACCATGATGCGAGTTGGGAAGAGAGGGTTAAACCTTGCTGCCAATGCAGCAGTTACTGCAGCTGCAAAG GGCCAGGGAGTTCTGTCTGAGAAACTGCGAAGTTTCAGCATGCAAGATCTCACTCTAATCCGAGATGAAGATACTGTGCATATGCGAAGCCACGAGCCGCAGCTGCACCCATCTGGTGCGAGTCTCCTTGAAACCATTGAGGATTCAG CTTCCTGTTACTCCTCGGGAGAGGAGAGCAGTGTGGCACAGAGATCTAATGGAACCCCATCAGAGACTAGAACAGACCCATCAGATGAAGATGCAGTAGACAAACTTCCTAAGCGCACCCAGAGTGTCAAAGCTCCTAAGAAGATGATGAAAGCTGAG cctccagcaAGGAGTGTGAAAGCCCGCCCTAAGAAGAAAGCTGCAGGCGCTCTTGCTTCTGTCGAGTCATCCTAA